The following proteins are co-located in the Solanum pennellii chromosome 1, SPENNV200 genome:
- the LOC107007530 gene encoding thiamine biosynthetic bifunctional enzyme TH1, chloroplastic isoform X1 has translation MAHLCSQVLSTSFFTPKPQIPVLLSPGVACVKSFHQYRFLHIKAMQDGKFATPTSCDESKVRVPHVLTVAGSDSGAGAGIQADIKACAARGVYCSTVITAVTAQNTVGVQGVNIVPEDFVAEQLRSVLSDMPPNVVSISCMLPSTGIVKTLCQSLKEFPVQALVVDPVMVSTSGHTLAGPSILDSFREELLPMADIVTPNLKEASALLGGVPLETIADMRSAAKAIHDIGPRNVLVKGGDLPASLDAVDVFYDGNDFYEFRSSRIMTPNTHGTGCTLASSVAAELAKGSQMLSAVKVAKRYVEAVLSYSKNIAIGGGCQGPMDHLLKLKSNVQRRRFDPCDLFLYAVTDSRMNKKWGRSIVDAVKAAIEGGASIIQLREKEVETGDFLEAAKACLKICRVHGVPLLINDRIDVALASDADGVHIGQSDMPAHVARALLGSDKIIGVSCKTPEHAQQAWIDGADYIGSGGVYPTNTKENNKTIGLDGLKTVCVSSKLPVVAIGGIGMSNAQAVMQLGVPNLKGVAVVSALFDRECVMTETRKLLEVLKESTKIAK, from the exons ATGGCGCATTTATGCTCTCAGGTTCTATCCACTTCCTTCTTCACTCCCAAACCTCAG ATTCCAGTTCTGTTGAGTCCCGGCGTAGCTTGTGTCAAAAGCTTTCATCAATATAGGTTTTTGCACATCAAGGCGATGCAAGACGGTAAGTTTGCCACGCCTACGTCGTGCGATGAGTCCAAAGTTAGAGTTCCTCATGTTCTGACGGTTGCCGGGTCCGATTCCGGCGCCGGCGCCGGAATTCAAGCGGATATCAAGGCTTGTGCTGCTCGGGGAGTGTATTGCTCCACTGTGATCACGGCTGTTACTGCTCAAAATACCGTAGGGGTTCAG GGTGTGAACATTGTGCCGGAGGATTTTGTAGCAGAGCAGTTGAGATCGGTCCTTTCCGATATGCCGCCCAATGTTGTAAGTATATCAT GCATGCTTCCGTCAACTGGCATAGTGAAAACCCTCTGTCAAAGTCTGAAGGAATTCCCCGTACAAG CCTTGGTGGTTGACCCTGTTATGGTATCCACGAGTGGACATACATTAGCTGGTCCCTCTATTTTGGATAGCTTTAG GGAGGAGCTTCTTCCCATGGCCGATATAGTGACCCCAAATTTGAAAGAGGCTTCTGCTTTACTAGGCGGTGTGCCATTGGAAACAATTGCCGACATGCGTTCTGCTGCAAAAGCAATACATGACATTGGTCCAAG AAATGTACTCGTGAAAGGAGGCGATCTCCCTGCTTCTCTTGATGCTGTGGATGTGTTTTATGATG GGAATGATTTCTATGAGTTTCGGTCCTCACGCATAATGACACCAAATACACATGGAACTGGCTGCACTTTGGCTTCTAGTGTTGCAGCTGAACTAGCAAAGGGTTCTCAAATGCTTTCTGCTGTTAAG GTAGCTAAACGCTATGTTGAAGCTGTTTTGTCTTATAGTAAGAACATTGCCATTGGAGGCGGGTGTCAAGGTCCTATGGATCATCTGTTGAAGCTTAAAAGTAACGTTCAGCGGCGACGTTTTGATCCTTGTGATCTCTTTCTCTATGCTGTTACTGACTCAAGGATGAACAAAAAGTGGGGTCGTTCAATAGTTGATGCAGTAAAGGCTGCCATAGAAGGAGGTGCCTCCATTATTCAGCTGAG GGAAAAGGAGGTTGAAACTGGTGATTTTCTGGAAGCAGCAAAAGCTTGTTTAAAAATATGCCGAGTTCATGGTGTTCCTCTGCTGATTAATGATAGGATTGATGTAGCTCTTGCTAGTGATGCTGATGGTGTTCATATTGGACAGTCTGACATGCCTGCTCATGTTGCACGGGCTCTTCTTGGGTCTGACAAAATCATTGGTGTATCATGCAAAACACCAGAGCACGCTCAGCAAGCATGGATAGATGGGGCTGATTACATCGGCTCTGGTGGTGTATATCCAACCAATACCAAAGAGAACAATAAAACAATTGGTTTGGATGGTCTAAAAACTGTTTGTGTGTCTTCCAAATTACCAGTTGTTGCCATTGGCGGCATAGGCATGTCTAATGCGCAGGCTGTAATGCAACTAGGGGTCCCAAACCTGAAAGGCGTTGCTGTTGTATCTGCTCTGTTTGATAGGGAATGTGTTATGACTGAGACCAGAAAGTTACTTGAAGTGCTCAAGGAGTCTACCAAAATAGCAAAATGA
- the LOC107007530 gene encoding thiamine biosynthetic bifunctional enzyme TH1, chloroplastic isoform X2: MAHLCSQVLSTSFFTPKPQIPVLLSPGVACVKSFHQYRFLHIKAMQDGKFATPTSCDESKVRVPHVLTVAGSDSGAGAGIQADIKACAARGVYCSTVITAVTAQNTVGVQGVNIVPEDFVAEQLRSVLSDMPPNVVKTGMLPSTGIVKTLCQSLKEFPVQALVVDPVMVSTSGHTLAGPSILDSFREELLPMADIVTPNLKEASALLGGVPLETIADMRSAAKAIHDIGPRNVLVKGGDLPASLDAVDVFYDGNDFYEFRSSRIMTPNTHGTGCTLASSVAAELAKGSQMLSAVKVAKRYVEAVLSYSKNIAIGGGCQGPMDHLLKLKSNVQRRRFDPCDLFLYAVTDSRMNKKWGRSIVDAVKAAIEGGASIIQLREKEVETGDFLEAAKACLKICRVHGVPLLINDRIDVALASDADGVHIGQSDMPAHVARALLGSDKIIGVSCKTPEHAQQAWIDGADYIGSGGVYPTNTKENNKTIGLDGLKTVCVSSKLPVVAIGGIGMSNAQAVMQLGVPNLKGVAVVSALFDRECVMTETRKLLEVLKESTKIAK; encoded by the exons ATGGCGCATTTATGCTCTCAGGTTCTATCCACTTCCTTCTTCACTCCCAAACCTCAG ATTCCAGTTCTGTTGAGTCCCGGCGTAGCTTGTGTCAAAAGCTTTCATCAATATAGGTTTTTGCACATCAAGGCGATGCAAGACGGTAAGTTTGCCACGCCTACGTCGTGCGATGAGTCCAAAGTTAGAGTTCCTCATGTTCTGACGGTTGCCGGGTCCGATTCCGGCGCCGGCGCCGGAATTCAAGCGGATATCAAGGCTTGTGCTGCTCGGGGAGTGTATTGCTCCACTGTGATCACGGCTGTTACTGCTCAAAATACCGTAGGGGTTCAG GGTGTGAACATTGTGCCGGAGGATTTTGTAGCAGAGCAGTTGAGATCGGTCCTTTCCGATATGCCGCCCAATGTT GTGAAAACAGGCATGCTTCCGTCAACTGGCATAGTGAAAACCCTCTGTCAAAGTCTGAAGGAATTCCCCGTACAAG CCTTGGTGGTTGACCCTGTTATGGTATCCACGAGTGGACATACATTAGCTGGTCCCTCTATTTTGGATAGCTTTAG GGAGGAGCTTCTTCCCATGGCCGATATAGTGACCCCAAATTTGAAAGAGGCTTCTGCTTTACTAGGCGGTGTGCCATTGGAAACAATTGCCGACATGCGTTCTGCTGCAAAAGCAATACATGACATTGGTCCAAG AAATGTACTCGTGAAAGGAGGCGATCTCCCTGCTTCTCTTGATGCTGTGGATGTGTTTTATGATG GGAATGATTTCTATGAGTTTCGGTCCTCACGCATAATGACACCAAATACACATGGAACTGGCTGCACTTTGGCTTCTAGTGTTGCAGCTGAACTAGCAAAGGGTTCTCAAATGCTTTCTGCTGTTAAG GTAGCTAAACGCTATGTTGAAGCTGTTTTGTCTTATAGTAAGAACATTGCCATTGGAGGCGGGTGTCAAGGTCCTATGGATCATCTGTTGAAGCTTAAAAGTAACGTTCAGCGGCGACGTTTTGATCCTTGTGATCTCTTTCTCTATGCTGTTACTGACTCAAGGATGAACAAAAAGTGGGGTCGTTCAATAGTTGATGCAGTAAAGGCTGCCATAGAAGGAGGTGCCTCCATTATTCAGCTGAG GGAAAAGGAGGTTGAAACTGGTGATTTTCTGGAAGCAGCAAAAGCTTGTTTAAAAATATGCCGAGTTCATGGTGTTCCTCTGCTGATTAATGATAGGATTGATGTAGCTCTTGCTAGTGATGCTGATGGTGTTCATATTGGACAGTCTGACATGCCTGCTCATGTTGCACGGGCTCTTCTTGGGTCTGACAAAATCATTGGTGTATCATGCAAAACACCAGAGCACGCTCAGCAAGCATGGATAGATGGGGCTGATTACATCGGCTCTGGTGGTGTATATCCAACCAATACCAAAGAGAACAATAAAACAATTGGTTTGGATGGTCTAAAAACTGTTTGTGTGTCTTCCAAATTACCAGTTGTTGCCATTGGCGGCATAGGCATGTCTAATGCGCAGGCTGTAATGCAACTAGGGGTCCCAAACCTGAAAGGCGTTGCTGTTGTATCTGCTCTGTTTGATAGGGAATGTGTTATGACTGAGACCAGAAAGTTACTTGAAGTGCTCAAGGAGTCTACCAAAATAGCAAAATGA